The nucleotide window ATCCTTTTCTTTTCATAAAGAAGGGGGGATGACCCCCCAATTAATCTCGAAATTTTAGAATTTGTACTTATCGCTTTGTATAGATTTTCTTTGCGTATTCATAGTACTCATCAATATTTTCACTCGTGACAACATCAACACCTGTGTCGATGATGTAGTCCCTTTCTTTTATTATCTTGTAATCAGGTTTCCCGTATTCTGCCACTATTTTTTCAAGATTTCCAAGGGTTTTTTCAACACCATCTTTTGCCATGAAATAGAGCAATACCGTGGAGAAATAACCCATGTCGTACGGTCTTTGCCCTATGAGACCTTTTATAACACCAGCTTTGACAAGCTCAAGCTCTGGTTCCAAAGTATCAAAAGCAACTATCAGAAGTTCCTTCGCTCTCTGCGGTCCACCGAGAGCCGAAATAATGGTGTTCGGAGGTGCAACAAGAGAAGCGTTTGAAGCGAACCACCCGTCAAGATCCGTGTACTTTCTAGAAGCATCCCTCAGTATCTGAATCGCTTTCGCTGCATCGTCATTACACGGGAACGGATCAGCAACGTAGACTATCTCTTTTCCGCTCTTCTTGGAGTAGTCCTCAAGAGCATCTTTGAAGCCTCTGATCCTTTCGTTCAAATTCAACGCAGCAAGACCACCTGTGAGTATCGCAAGTTTGATTGTCTTCTTCTCAGGTCTGTATTTTTCTATAAGCTGCGCCATCAATTTTCCTGCTTCGTATCCTGCGTTGTAGTTGTTGGTTCCTATGTAAGCATACCTTCCACTGTCCGGTGAGTCAGAGTCAAACATGATTACTGGTATCCCCTTGTCAAGTGCCCTCTTGACAACTACCTTTATCCCTTCAGGATCGTTCGGTGAAATGCCTATCCCGTCTACACCTTTCACTATGTAGCTCAGTATCTTCTCTGCCTGCTTCGCTGCATCTGCCTCAACTGGTGCGTCGAATATCGCTTTGATTCCCAGTTTCTCTGCCGCATCTTTCATCCCGTTCTCCACCGCAAACCAGTACGGATTGTTGAGTGATTTCGGTGCCAGAAGTATTGTCATGTCTTCTGAGAAAACAAACACCGACAGCAGCAAAATCATACCAAGCAACAGCAAACCTTTCCTCATGAAAAACACCTCCTACGGTAGGAATACTAATGGTTATGATAGGTACGTACATTACATAATATACACTACAATAACAGAAAAGTTCAAATTCAGTTCTCGGTCATTTCATATCGAAATACCAGAATACAGAAAATTATTCGTGATTATTAACAGAATGCTTAGTTTTTCTTCTCCTTACAACCGTTTACAACGAATCTATAAACAGTAACCTGTCTGTACTCCTCACCTGGTCTCAAGATGGTGCTTGGAAAGTTTGCATGATTTGGAGAATCGGGGAAGTGCTGTGCTTCAAGACACAAACCTGAGTACGGTCCGTAGTATGTACCGCATTTTCCCTTCACATCGAGGAAGTTTCCCGTGTAGAGTTGAAGACCCGGCTCTGTTGTGTAAACTTCCATCTTTCTTCCGGTCTCGCTATCCTTCAAAACGGCTGCAAGCTTTAGCTTTCCATTTTCACCGTTTAAAACGTAGTTTATATCGAAGCCTTTTGTTGTAGTGCTTTTCAACGGTTCAATGGCATCTCTCAGAACTTTGAATGTCCTGAGATCGAAAGGCGTACCATTAACAGGGGCGATTTCTCCTGTTGGTATAAGGTTCTCGTCAACGGGGGTGTAGTTATCTGCGTTTATCATAAGCTCGTGATCAAGTATTGAACCATCACCGGTAAGGTTAAAATAGGAATGTTGTGTGAGGTTCACAA belongs to Thermotoga sp. Mc24 and includes:
- a CDS encoding sugar-binding protein, with the protein product MRKGLLLLGMILLLSVFVFSEDMTILLAPKSLNNPYWFAVENGMKDAAEKLGIKAIFDAPVEADAAKQAEKILSYIVKGVDGIGISPNDPEGIKVVVKRALDKGIPVIMFDSDSPDSGRYAYIGTNNYNAGYEAGKLMAQLIEKYRPEKKTIKLAILTGGLAALNLNERIRGFKDALEDYSKKSGKEIVYVADPFPCNDDAAKAIQILRDASRKYTDLDGWFASNASLVAPPNTIISALGGPQRAKELLIVAFDTLEPELELVKAGVIKGLIGQRPYDMGYFSTVLLYFMAKDGVEKTLGNLEKIVAEYGKPDYKIIKERDYIIDTGVDVVTSENIDEYYEYAKKIYTKR